From Streptobacillus ratti, a single genomic window includes:
- a CDS encoding PAAR-like protein yields MELKKFEDIDITQELSNFFDKLAEVFLLKKYNEIDDTNFGRYKLSKLKIEEKFPNTDFDFLVYTKEGYLMQDELIIITFKDLMKELNTLIEEFENQEIYIEKNIKYLSKYNEVDFKDIKSKNPNLVNINDYRSKNIKITLGGILSTAHVFGSKRLTDFFKNRKYIYLDENNVPITEYFKQLELIDVSKLFKKKDEEIEVVVPIENNKDDKIIKELSEKDKKDFFGQDSKSDISSILDKLKDPDIIKGIIELKKNSKKNNEVKGNEKNNNNKSKNSGSNNSNISNNVSTKSNENTSKKIVKSNDKINNLLREKYNSNKYKENASKYVENTTNRTISEKDEEDINNILNMYEEQTKDKNGVGDTIKQKGYDYFRDVSKKKEKLHTEDMIYLILKNNRGNELDILEKSLGGYSCRYIKESFVHKIKSVSKNIFLSKISNLINMNLKNIGINYEVDLSDYNYLNYGKKDIDDISLKGDKRILDYIKLNNLVKSSFSVDSKGIRIYPRSRRLFDNILIKYIKNRIRYKKSNFDGIDLKDLNLSRNTLISLDELTFGLSEEEYNLIDQIGNELNITKLIIYLLKNKFRYSKKILENINSNINKTYDEYMRDNSKESDKNSIKGLFPTKISLEKHCELKGIRGIYFFYKSFYDEENNKILNSETIATTSVIVKCNQCPTPSKFIAGSVNTFVKGDMVLTDKDKLITPFATCPITKVCNINIIGSSWTPVSNLKYGSNNALLLTSKINCSFGGTISLESTTIKNVLNSSIETVENKEKTDIKINSPFKTKDELIDFLDKRVISFKLINDLYDLKDNRIKFVKNLNTYINEMKKILSVYLSPKYVDKKITYNLAIYDNEKIIDTSDIMDVIKEYFNSFINRGVNTKGYEIFKKYRKNINGNKFLEEYLKSKDSISATYDYEINKSKNEPIWIKYLLKEYNRYKFRKRNIRLNEEFKRKVVMYHKIGGGIDANSQTPWCSSFVNWILDISGIGSFKTASSQKMINKLKRIDKPLYGSILIFTKYNKNNESTGHGHITFLMDITDDKKQYICLGGNQEREIKYSKYYVDKKMGIKGGYFKLNGIFWPPDYPYDKIEEIK; encoded by the coding sequence ATGGAATTAAAAAAATTTGAAGATATAGATATTACTCAAGAACTTTCAAATTTTTTTGATAAATTAGCAGAAGTATTTTTGCTTAAGAAATATAATGAAATTGATGATACAAATTTTGGAAGATATAAGTTAAGTAAATTAAAAATTGAAGAAAAATTTCCAAATACTGATTTTGATTTCTTAGTTTATACAAAAGAAGGTTATCTTATGCAAGATGAATTAATAATAATTACCTTTAAAGATTTAATGAAAGAATTAAATACTTTAATAGAAGAATTTGAAAATCAAGAAATATACATAGAAAAAAATATAAAGTATTTAAGTAAATATAATGAAGTTGATTTTAAGGATATTAAATCTAAAAATCCAAATTTAGTAAACATAAATGATTATAGATCTAAAAATATAAAAATTACTTTAGGGGGTATATTATCTACAGCTCATGTTTTTGGAAGTAAGAGGTTGACTGACTTTTTTAAAAATAGAAAATATATCTATCTTGATGAAAATAATGTTCCAATTACAGAATATTTTAAACAATTAGAATTAATTGATGTATCCAAACTTTTTAAGAAAAAAGATGAGGAAATAGAAGTAGTAGTGCCAATAGAAAATAATAAAGATGATAAAATTATCAAAGAATTATCAGAAAAAGATAAAAAAGATTTTTTTGGGCAAGATAGTAAATCTGATATATCATCTATATTAGATAAATTAAAAGATCCTGATATTATTAAGGGCATAATAGAGCTTAAAAAAAATTCTAAAAAGAATAATGAAGTAAAAGGAAATGAAAAAAACAATAATAATAAAAGTAAAAATAGTGGGAGTAATAATAGTAATATCAGTAATAATGTCTCTACTAAATCAAATGAAAATACATCTAAAAAAATTGTTAAAAGTAATGATAAAATAAATAATCTACTTAGAGAAAAATATAATTCTAATAAATACAAGGAAAATGCAAGTAAATATGTTGAAAATACAACAAATAGAACCATTTCAGAAAAAGATGAAGAAGATATAAATAACATACTTAATATGTATGAGGAACAAACTAAAGATAAAAATGGTGTAGGAGATACAATAAAACAAAAAGGATATGATTATTTTAGAGATGTATCCAAGAAAAAAGAAAAACTACATACTGAAGATATGATATATTTAATACTTAAAAATAATAGGGGGAATGAATTAGATATATTGGAAAAAAGTTTAGGGGGTTATAGCTGTAGATACATTAAAGAAAGTTTTGTACATAAAATTAAATCTGTTTCAAAAAATATATTTTTATCCAAGATAAGTAATTTGATAAATATGAATTTAAAAAATATTGGAATTAATTATGAGGTTGATTTATCAGATTACAATTATCTAAATTATGGGAAAAAGGATATTGATGATATTTCTTTAAAAGGGGATAAGAGAATACTAGATTATATTAAATTAAATAATTTAGTTAAATCTAGTTTCTCTGTTGACTCTAAAGGTATTAGGATATATCCTAGAAGTAGAAGATTATTTGATAATATATTGATAAAATATATTAAAAATAGGATAAGGTACAAAAAGAGTAATTTTGATGGTATAGATTTGAAAGATTTAAATCTTTCCAGAAATACCCTTATTTCTTTAGATGAATTAACTTTTGGATTATCAGAAGAAGAATATAATTTAATTGATCAGATAGGAAATGAATTAAATATTACAAAGTTAATTATTTACTTACTTAAGAATAAATTTAGATATAGTAAAAAAATACTTGAAAATATAAATTCTAATATCAATAAGACATATGATGAATATATGAGAGATAATAGTAAAGAATCGGATAAAAATAGTATTAAAGGACTTTTTCCTACAAAAATAAGTTTAGAAAAGCATTGTGAATTGAAAGGGATAAGAGGTATTTATTTTTTCTATAAATCATTTTATGATGAAGAAAATAATAAAATTTTAAATTCAGAAACAATTGCTACAACAAGTGTGATTGTTAAATGTAATCAATGCCCAACACCAAGTAAATTTATTGCAGGGTCAGTAAATACATTTGTTAAGGGCGATATGGTATTAACAGATAAAGATAAATTAATAACTCCATTTGCAACTTGTCCAATTACAAAAGTTTGTAATATTAATATTATAGGAAGTAGTTGGACTCCAGTTTCAAACTTAAAATATGGTTCTAATAATGCTTTATTATTAACTTCCAAAATTAATTGTAGCTTTGGTGGAACTATAAGTTTAGAATCAACGACTATTAAAAATGTTTTAAACTCAAGTATAGAAACTGTTGAAAATAAGGAGAAAACTGATATTAAGATTAATTCCCCTTTTAAAACAAAAGATGAACTTATTGATTTTTTAGATAAAAGAGTAATTTCTTTTAAATTAATAAATGATTTATATGATTTAAAAGATAACAGAATTAAATTTGTTAAAAATTTAAATACATATATTAATGAGATGAAAAAGATATTATCTGTATATTTATCTCCTAAATATGTTGATAAGAAAATTACATATAATCTAGCAATTTATGATAATGAAAAAATTATTGATACATCAGATATTATGGATGTTATAAAAGAGTACTTTAATTCATTTATTAATAGAGGTGTAAACACTAAAGGATATGAAATTTTCAAAAAATATAGAAAAAATATAAATGGTAATAAATTTTTAGAAGAATATTTAAAATCTAAGGATAGTATTAGTGCTACATATGATTATGAAATTAATAAAAGTAAAAATGAACCTATTTGGATAAAATATTTATTAAAGGAATATAATAGATATAAATTTAGAAAAAGAAATATAAGGCTGAATGAAGAATTTAAAAGAAAAGTTGTTATGTATCATAAAATAGGAGGAGGAATAGATGCAAATAGTCAAACTCCTTGGTGTTCTTCTTTTGTAAATTGGATTTTAGATATTTCTGGTATAGGAAGCTTTAAAACAGCATCATCACAAAAAATGATAAATAAACTTAAAAGAATTGATAAGCCTTTGTATGGTTCTATATTAATTTTTACAAAATATAATAAAAATAATGAATCTACAGGACATGGTCATATTACATTTTTAATGGATATTACAGATGATAAAAAACAATATATTTGTTTAGGGGGAAATCAAGAAAGAGAAATAAAATATAGTAAATATTATGTGGATAAGAAAATGGGAATTAAAGGAGGATATTTTAAACTTAATGGAATATTTTGGCCTCCGGATTATCCATATGATAAAATTGAGGAAATAAAATAG
- the typA gene encoding translational GTPase TypA: MKIKNIAIIAHVDHGKTTLVDSLLRQSGTFSQHEKIQERVMDSNDIEKERGITIFSKNASIKYDDYKINIVDTPGHSDFGGEVQRILKMVDSVLLLVDAFEGVMPQTKYVLKQALEHGLNPIVVINKIDRPNSDPENVVNMVFDLFVELGANDAQLDFPVVYASAKLGIAKLSLNEETDNMKSLFDLIIEKVPQPDGDLNETLQMLVTNIEYDEYVGKLATGRVYNGTISRNQEIVLIKRDGTQVKSKISRIYGYEGLKRVELEKAGAGEIITVAGIEGVDIGETISDKDNIRALPLIDIDEPTLSMNFIVNDSPFAGRDGKFITSRNILERLTKEVNHNVSMKLEQTDSPDVFLVKGRGELQLSILLENMRREGYEVQVSKPKVIFKYIDGVLFEPIEYATIDVADEFVGVVIEKIGVRKGEMVNLVQGGDGYTRLEFKVPARCLIGFRNEFLTDTRGTGILNHTFYDYEKYKGDVPNFRKGALISMENGTTFAYALNNLQPRGILFVEPGVEVYEGMIVGEHTRDNDLVVNACKGKKLTNMRAAGSDDNVKLAPARVFTLEMALEYINDDELVEITPNQIRLRKKLLTENERKKARNSIER, from the coding sequence ATGAAAATAAAAAATATCGCAATTATAGCACACGTAGATCACGGAAAAACAACATTAGTTGATTCATTGTTAAGACAATCAGGGACTTTTTCACAACATGAAAAAATACAAGAAAGAGTAATGGATAGTAATGACATAGAAAAGGAAAGAGGAATTACAATATTTTCAAAAAATGCTTCTATCAAATATGATGATTATAAAATTAATATAGTTGATACACCAGGGCATTCTGATTTTGGTGGTGAAGTACAGAGAATATTAAAAATGGTAGATTCTGTTTTACTTTTAGTTGATGCTTTTGAGGGTGTTATGCCACAAACTAAATATGTTTTAAAACAAGCATTAGAACATGGTTTAAATCCAATAGTAGTAATAAATAAAATAGATAGACCAAATTCTGATCCTGAAAATGTTGTAAATATGGTATTTGATTTATTTGTTGAATTAGGTGCTAATGATGCTCAACTTGATTTTCCAGTTGTTTATGCTTCAGCTAAATTAGGAATTGCAAAATTAAGTTTAAATGAAGAAACAGATAATATGAAGTCATTATTTGATTTAATCATTGAAAAAGTACCACAACCTGATGGAGATTTAAATGAAACATTGCAAATGCTTGTTACTAATATAGAGTATGATGAATATGTTGGTAAACTTGCAACAGGGAGAGTGTATAATGGAACAATTTCAAGAAATCAAGAAATAGTATTAATAAAAAGAGATGGAACTCAAGTTAAATCTAAGATTAGTAGAATTTATGGATATGAGGGTCTAAAAAGAGTAGAATTAGAAAAGGCTGGTGCTGGAGAAATAATAACGGTTGCTGGGATTGAGGGAGTGGATATAGGTGAAACTATTTCAGATAAGGATAATATAAGAGCCTTACCACTTATAGATATAGATGAACCTACATTATCAATGAATTTTATAGTCAATGATTCTCCATTTGCTGGAAGAGATGGAAAGTTTATTACTTCAAGAAATATATTAGAAAGATTAACTAAAGAAGTAAATCATAATGTAAGTATGAAACTAGAGCAAACAGACTCTCCAGATGTATTTTTAGTTAAAGGACGTGGAGAACTTCAACTTTCAATATTATTAGAAAATATGAGAAGAGAGGGATATGAAGTTCAAGTTTCTAAACCAAAAGTAATATTTAAATATATAGATGGAGTATTATTTGAGCCTATTGAGTATGCAACTATTGATGTAGCAGATGAATTTGTTGGAGTTGTTATTGAAAAAATAGGTGTTAGAAAAGGAGAAATGGTTAATCTTGTACAAGGTGGAGATGGATATACAAGACTTGAATTTAAAGTACCAGCTAGATGTTTAATAGGATTTAGAAATGAATTTTTAACAGACACAAGAGGTACTGGTATACTTAATCATACTTTCTATGATTATGAAAAATATAAAGGAGATGTTCCAAACTTTAGAAAAGGAGCATTAATATCTATGGAAAATGGAACAACATTTGCATATGCTTTAAATAACTTACAACCAAGAGGTATATTATTTGTTGAACCAGGAGTAGAAGTATATGAGGGAATGATAGTAGGAGAACATACAAGAGATAATGATTTAGTTGTAAATGCTTGTAAAGGAAAGAAATTGACTAATATGAGAGCAGCTGGATCAGATGATAATGTTAAATTAGCTCCTGCAAGAGTATTCACTTTAGAGATGGCTCTTGAATATATTAATGATGATGAATTGGTTGAAATTACCCCTAATCAAATAAGGTTAAGAAAAAAATTATTAACTGAAAATGAAAGAAAAAAAGCTAGAAATAGCATAGAAAGGTGA
- a CDS encoding SdpI family protein has product MKFFLLMNIFLTPFLMILLGYLWTRRFPANVNKLYGYRTKWSMLSQETWTFANKMFSKLFFIFGIISLICTAIYAKNKFTSLVFIQILLLLVPFFITEILLRIFFNDKGEKK; this is encoded by the coding sequence ATGAAATTCTTTTTATTAATGAATATATTTTTAACACCCTTTTTAATGATACTTTTAGGATATTTATGGACAAGAAGATTTCCAGCAAATGTAAACAAGCTGTATGGGTATAGGACTAAGTGGTCTATGTTATCTCAAGAAACATGGACTTTTGCAAATAAAATGTTCTCAAAACTATTTTTTATATTTGGAATAATATCACTTATATGTACAGCTATATATGCTAAAAATAAATTTACATCTTTAGTATTTATTCAAATATTATTACTGTTAGTACCATTTTTTATAACAGAAATTCTTTTAAGAATATTTTTTAATGATAAAGGTGAAAAAAAGTAA
- a CDS encoding TolC family protein, protein MKKLTILLMFYSCISIANNVENLEKKLDSTYASKYKKLEKEKMKNNLMDFNKLNISSGINYSKPSTANSGSSGNGNGHSLIQSNNIRLGFIDYNLSLDLLKSGEISSHSISASKTINEYFYNRIDENRINYDISKYKLEEEKEKELFDKIDLIKRYVLQNKIVELNNKEKERFEQDKNKIEESYKLGIISKYDYEVGKSNLELSELKFSIDNDTLEQIKVNMVAQEINLENLEFDYDLEKISDEVIKQYVKNKYTRIEELQIAKKEYDYTKDLVINKIPSITPSIGYDIKANAFNAGVTVSKSFNIITNEYDDMRELKEDIQKKKNNLNIFEQKKYIEEKNSYNNLLFRYISNETKVKNLEKEVEIIERKFELGSEKYTKLLEKRNELLKAKIDLEESKINLNIQNFKFKRGVK, encoded by the coding sequence ATGAAGAAATTAACAATATTATTGATGTTTTACTCTTGTATTTCTATTGCAAATAATGTTGAAAATTTAGAAAAAAAATTAGATTCAACTTATGCTTCAAAATACAAAAAGTTGGAAAAAGAAAAAATGAAGAATAATTTAATGGATTTTAATAAGTTAAATATAAGTTCAGGAATAAATTATTCAAAACCAAGCACTGCTAATAGTGGTAGTAGTGGTAATGGTAATGGTCATAGCTTAATACAAAGCAATAATATTCGTTTAGGATTTATTGACTATAATTTATCATTAGATTTATTAAAAAGTGGAGAAATTAGTAGTCATAGTATTAGTGCATCTAAAACTATTAATGAATATTTCTATAATAGAATTGATGAAAATAGAATAAACTATGATATCTCTAAATATAAATTGGAAGAAGAGAAAGAAAAAGAGTTATTTGATAAAATTGATTTAATAAAAAGATATGTATTACAAAATAAGATAGTAGAATTAAATAATAAAGAGAAAGAAAGATTTGAACAAGATAAAAATAAAATTGAAGAAAGCTATAAGCTTGGTATAATTTCTAAATATGATTATGAAGTAGGTAAGAGTAATTTAGAACTTTCTGAATTAAAATTCTCTATAGATAATGATACATTAGAACAAATAAAAGTAAATATGGTAGCACAAGAAATTAATTTAGAAAATTTAGAGTTTGATTATGACTTAGAAAAGATAAGTGATGAAGTAATTAAACAATATGTAAAAAATAAATATACAAGAATAGAAGAATTACAAATTGCTAAAAAAGAATATGATTATACTAAAGATTTAGTAATCAATAAAATACCTTCGATTACACCATCTATAGGATATGATATAAAAGCTAATGCGTTTAATGCAGGTGTAACTGTTTCTAAGAGTTTTAATATAATAACAAATGAATATGATGATATGAGAGAATTAAAAGAAGATATTCAAAAGAAAAAGAATAATTTAAATATCTTTGAGCAAAAGAAATACATAGAAGAAAAGAATTCATATAATAATTTATTATTTAGATATATTAGTAATGAAACAAAAGTTAAAAATTTAGAAAAAGAAGTAGAAATTATTGAAAGAAAATTTGAGCTGGGTTCTGAAAAATATACTAAACTTTTAGAAAAAAGAAATGAATTATTGAAAGCTAAAATTGATTTAGAAGAATCAAAAATTAATTTAAATATACAGAATTTTAAATTTAAAAGAGGTGTTAAATAA
- a CDS encoding efflux RND transporter periplasmic adaptor subunit has translation MKKISKTKKIIFGVVLLALIGFGVKMYSSSSSVNSNTNVTQVYEAKKQDIELNYEVTGEVHSEKEVLIFSNIQGKVKKVNFRKGDVVKKGDVLVELDSSSLQEINSNINKLKINLSAKQKEYRDALSLYKIGGISKNEVDRLSDAVNLAQMDLKNAQNNSSEFSNKILSTVSGVITESYVDENLKIDLSKYLFKIVDVENLKVHAEVPNAKLKSIKEGVKVNITSESLENGEVIESTITEISKISKKSKQFNDAVTDVVAKIDSNSKLKPGDTVKLNIILESIKNAVTVNFLDVSFEGDKTYVYTVDENGRVKKNEVVLGKTNNIVYEIKSGIKEGDKILNNSSRIYKEGDKVQ, from the coding sequence ATGAAAAAAATTAGTAAAACTAAAAAGATCATATTCGGAGTTGTATTATTAGCTTTAATTGGTTTTGGTGTAAAAATGTATTCAAGTTCATCATCAGTAAATTCAAATACAAATGTAACTCAAGTATATGAGGCTAAAAAACAAGACATTGAATTAAATTATGAAGTTACAGGTGAAGTTCATAGTGAAAAAGAAGTATTAATATTTTCAAATATACAAGGAAAAGTTAAAAAAGTTAATTTCAGAAAAGGAGATGTAGTAAAAAAAGGAGATGTATTAGTTGAATTAGATTCATCAAGTTTACAAGAAATTAACTCTAATATTAATAAATTAAAAATTAATTTATCAGCAAAACAAAAAGAATATAGAGATGCCCTTTCTTTATATAAAATAGGGGGTATATCTAAAAATGAAGTTGATAGATTAAGTGATGCAGTAAATCTTGCACAAATGGATTTAAAAAATGCACAAAATAATAGTAGTGAATTTTCAAATAAAATTTTATCAACTGTTTCAGGAGTAATTACTGAATCTTATGTAGATGAAAATTTAAAAATAGATTTAAGTAAATATCTATTTAAAATAGTTGATGTAGAAAATTTAAAAGTACATGCAGAAGTACCAAATGCTAAATTAAAAAGTATTAAAGAGGGTGTTAAAGTTAATATAACATCTGAATCTTTAGAAAATGGTGAAGTTATAGAATCTACAATAACTGAAATTTCTAAAATTTCAAAGAAAAGTAAACAATTTAATGATGCAGTTACAGATGTTGTAGCAAAAATTGATTCAAATTCTAAATTAAAACCAGGAGATACAGTTAAATTAAATATAATACTTGAAAGTATTAAAAATGCAGTAACTGTAAACTTTTTAGATGTATCTTTTGAAGGTGATAAAACTTATGTTTACACAGTAGATGAAAATGGAAGAGTTAAGAAAAATGAAGTAGTTTTAGGTAAAACTAATAACATAGTTTATGAAATTAAGTCAGGTATTAAAGAGGGAGATAAAATATTAAATAATTCAAGTAGAATATATAAAGAGGGAGATAAAGTACAATGA
- a CDS encoding ABC transporter ATP-binding protein, which produces MIEVKDVTKVYQNGKLSLEVLKGLNLSVSEGEYVALMGPSGSGKSTFLNILGCLDNLTTGTYILNGIDVSLMNETELSTVRNENIGFVFQAYNLLPKLTALENVELPAMYKGIDKETRLEKAKKALEMVGLGERINHRPVEMSGGQKQRVAIARALINDPKIIFADEPTGNLDSKSGEEILKIFKDLNDKGVTIIMVTHEEDVAQHTKRIIRLRDGVINSDEIVKERRG; this is translated from the coding sequence ATGATAGAAGTTAAGGATGTTACTAAAGTATATCAAAATGGTAAACTTTCCTTAGAAGTACTTAAAGGCTTAAACTTATCTGTAAGTGAGGGAGAATATGTTGCGTTAATGGGTCCTTCTGGTAGTGGGAAGTCAACTTTTTTAAATATTTTAGGGTGTTTAGATAATTTAACTACAGGTACATATATTTTAAATGGTATTGATGTATCTTTAATGAATGAGACTGAACTTTCAACAGTAAGAAATGAAAATATTGGTTTTGTATTCCAAGCATATAATTTATTACCTAAATTAACTGCTTTAGAGAATGTAGAATTACCTGCTATGTATAAAGGGATTGATAAAGAAACTAGGCTTGAAAAAGCTAAAAAAGCTTTAGAAATGGTTGGTCTAGGAGAAAGAATAAATCATAGACCTGTTGAAATGTCAGGAGGTCAAAAACAAAGGGTTGCTATTGCAAGAGCATTAATTAATGACCCTAAAATCATATTTGCTGATGAGCCAACAGGAAATTTAGATAGTAAATCTGGAGAAGAAATTCTTAAGATTTTCAAAGATTTAAATGATAAAGGCGTTACAATAATTATGGTTACGCATGAAGAAGATGTTGCACAACATACTAAAAGAATAATAAGACTTAGAGATGGTGTAATAAATTCTGATGAAATCGTAAAAGAGAGAAGGGGATAG
- a CDS encoding ABC transporter permease: MEILELIKLSLKSLYGFKMRSFLTTLGIIVGIGSVVMISSIGAGFESGLLSDVSKISAKLITVSINHQKLGKSERSRNHYFTESDMLLMEKQENIDKVFVENGLLGIDGEGRYYRVAAYGKKALDVLSPKISTGRSFTEDEFNSKNNLAVLGRTSAINLFGSEKEALGKQLTFDTFNYDTRETLTIIGTYIEPHEKIKKTFNDKTIDVITNDKDFSNVEFHETVTVKVKNEKDISKTVNQIKEYLNAKSDYQDIYDVKLYSEDVNKLSDVLNKISLFISLVASISLAVGGIGVMNIMLVSVTERISEIGLRKAIGAKNKDILMQFLIESVTLTLLGGLIGVLFGLTLAFLVGIPFGIVPILKLNILIVALVVSMGTGLIFGIYPAKKASKLSPMEALRSE, encoded by the coding sequence ATGGAAATATTAGAATTAATAAAATTATCTCTTAAAAGTTTATATGGTTTCAAAATGAGATCTTTTTTAACAACCCTAGGAATTATTGTTGGTATAGGTTCAGTTGTAATGATATCTTCAATTGGTGCTGGATTTGAATCTGGATTATTAAGTGATGTTTCTAAAATTTCTGCAAAACTAATAACAGTATCTATAAATCATCAAAAATTAGGTAAATCTGAAAGAAGTAGAAATCATTATTTTACTGAAAGTGATATGTTATTAATGGAAAAACAAGAAAACATAGATAAAGTATTTGTTGAAAATGGATTATTGGGTATAGATGGAGAGGGTAGATACTATAGAGTAGCTGCCTATGGGAAAAAAGCTTTAGATGTATTAAGTCCAAAAATTTCAACAGGTAGATCTTTCACAGAAGATGAATTTAATTCTAAAAATAATTTAGCAGTGCTTGGAAGAACAAGTGCGATTAATTTATTTGGTAGTGAAAAAGAAGCATTAGGTAAACAATTAACATTTGATACATTTAATTATGATACAAGAGAAACTTTAACAATAATAGGAACTTATATAGAACCACATGAAAAAATAAAAAAGACATTTAATGATAAAACTATTGATGTAATTACAAATGATAAAGATTTTTCAAATGTTGAATTTCATGAAACAGTAACTGTAAAAGTAAAAAATGAAAAAGATATATCTAAAACAGTAAATCAAATAAAAGAGTATTTAAATGCTAAATCTGATTATCAAGATATATATGATGTTAAACTGTATTCAGAAGATGTAAATAAATTATCAGATGTATTGAATAAAATTTCATTATTTATTTCTCTAGTTGCAAGTATTTCACTTGCCGTTGGAGGAATAGGAGTTATGAATATTATGCTAGTTTCAGTTACTGAAAGAATTTCAGAAATTGGACTTAGAAAAGCTATAGGTGCTAAAAATAAGGATATATTAATGCAATTTTTAATAGAGTCTGTTACACTTACTTTATTAGGTGGATTAATAGGTGTCTTATTTGGATTAACATTAGCATTCTTAGTAGGTATTCCATTTGGTATTGTACCTATATTAAAATTAAATATACTAATAGTAGCTTTAGTAGTTTCTATGGGAACAGGATTAATATTTGGAATATATCCAGCTAAAAAAGCATCTAAATTATCACCTATGGAAGCATTAAGAAGTGAATAA
- a CDS encoding GNAT family N-acetyltransferase, with product MRISKVDFEDLYEFKDIKHEENNIYYAISFEHRIFGYLILKKENSLIIDKIYIKYDYRNSGYGSKLLDFAIYDCINLGYDQVVVKEHKRIDNFLEKNDFVKINDVYTRMNLKEGIEDLNSTIKVSKISIIVNIILVIFKMFLGYSFRINSLVADGINSLSDLINNVLVLVGANIGKKPSDEDHPFGHGKVESVFSLIIGVIVILTSFGVLKNGILMLIRKEYLEINDKFYSILLISILLVLIKILQYFYVYFISKKYTNPLIKALLLDYNVDIILSITVVLGLLTSKYISQNIDAVLSIVISGYLIFQGYTIVKENTLILMDSQDENLLLNVKLLTLEVKEIENIHDIYMTTVGKKIYIIADIRVSPNITLEKAHEISVIAEKKIKFRYSNIKKVIYHIEPTYGEE from the coding sequence ATGAGAATAAGTAAAGTTGATTTTGAAGATTTATATGAATTTAAAGATATTAAACATGAAGAAAATAACATATATTATGCTATTTCATTTGAACATAGAATATTTGGTTATTTAATTTTGAAAAAAGAAAATAGCTTAATTATTGATAAAATATATATAAAATATGATTATAGGAATAGTGGATATGGTTCTAAACTTTTAGATTTTGCAATTTATGACTGTATAAATTTAGGTTATGACCAAGTAGTCGTAAAAGAACATAAAAGAATAGATAACTTTTTAGAAAAAAATGATTTTGTGAAAATAAATGATGTTTATACAAGAATGAATTTAAAAGAGGGAATAGAAGATTTAAATTCAACAATTAAAGTTAGTAAAATTTCAATTATTGTAAATATTATACTTGTTATTTTCAAAATGTTTTTAGGATATAGTTTTAGAATAAATTCATTAGTAGCAGATGGTATAAATTCATTGTCAGATTTAATTAATAATGTATTAGTGTTAGTGGGTGCTAATATAGGGAAGAAACCAAGTGATGAAGATCATCCATTTGGTCATGGTAAAGTTGAATCTGTATTTAGTTTAATAATTGGTGTGATAGTAATTTTAACATCATTTGGAGTATTAAAGAATGGTATTTTAATGTTAATAAGAAAAGAATATTTAGAAATAAATGATAAATTTTATTCGATTTTACTGATATCTATTCTATTAGTATTAATTAAAATATTACAATATTTTTATGTCTATTTTATATCAAAAAAATATACAAATCCTTTAATAAAAGCATTGCTATTAGATTACAATGTAGATATTATACTATCAATAACTGTTGTACTAGGACTTTTAACATCTAAGTATATTTCACAGAATATAGATGCAGTGCTTTCCATTGTTATTTCTGGATATTTAATATTTCAAGGATACACTATTGTTAAAGAAAATACTTTAATATTAATGGATTCACAAGATGAAAATCTATTATTAAATGTAAAATTATTAACCTTAGAAGTTAAAGAAATTGAAAATATACATGATATTTATATGACTACAGTAGGAAAAAAAATATATATTATTGCAGATATTAGAGTAAGCCCTAATATTACATTAGAAAAAGCTCATGAAATATCAGTTATAGCAGAGAAAAAAATTAAATTTAGATATTCAAATATTAAAAAAGTAATATATCATATAGAACCAACATATGGTGAGGAGTAA